The following are encoded in a window of Flavobacterium psychrotrophum genomic DNA:
- a CDS encoding T9SS type B sorting domain-containing protein, which translates to MKNTYYILFLLFYISGFAQKEASNWYFGINAGLHFNDDGSVSALAGGEMQTNEGCSSISDAAGNLLFYTDGRTVWDRNHTIMPNADYFGGTGLLGDPSSTQSAIIVPKKGDPNIYYIFTVDEPHHVNASVYPNRYSGPYQEGTSENGETQSTPTADDGLNNGLNYSIVDLSVTSPAGNIGDVTTRNVHLYTYDPLITDEAKYKCSEKITAVKNNNGTGFWVITQFIDKFYAFEVTAAGVNTTPVVSRLNPVVPVSGYRRNAVGCIKASPNGNYIAIAHQQIGNLTGQFSDGGNVYLYDFDKATGILSNPLAIIQDVAAYGVEFSPKEKKLYVSYQQMAGGGGREGTVMQYDLLNPDIPNSGVAVATGRSSTTLQLGPNGKIYKAINGGTSLDVINNPEEDGVACGYALATVRLPIDSNSVFGLPPFITSLFSASIVADQVCLGQPTTFKLHVNGGFDSISWNLGDGSPAVSVNEPVHTYGTAGNYTVTATIIHNAETEVVTQQVTVTPVPVANAITDIVMCDTDANPADGFASFILSNAKPSILGTQGLTGFTVSYYLTQADADVNRAPLNPNAYTNVSNPQAIFARVINNANPQCFATTSFQLKVVDGPSITNKEFFVCDDAQDGDDTNGRATFNLSDIAAQMVSQSGFTVAWYGTLANAQAGISPLPQNFYSGTATVFASVKSAAAAACNFIEEVKLNVRLLPPNVQNTVLAQCDAGISPDGLTVFNLTQANLQFTGGDARYSVVYYSDMTGAQSGTGALGTVYRNTTPFNQTIVAKLQDVATGCFRLLPLDLQVTVNALTPVNLGQCDDSIEDGYTQFNLADAGFGRGVDPATYYATENDALLEQNAISSNFTNTTAGAQTVFARVESNNSCLGIGQINLNVWPLPKIVAQDTATVCLNTRVDVTLSAGISGSQYSYVWSTGATTRAILVNQPGNYTVTVTDNSHPQLCSKERVITVTAGNVAKITDVVVADLSDNNTVTVVAVPVGGAPSAYLYSLDAPNGPWQDSPYFEHVREGLHTVYVYETNGCGIVSERVGVLSIPGYFTPNADGKNDYWRIPGLSGENYVGSKIFIYDRYGKLLTSILPDGAGWDGTFNGNPLPATDYWYVISLTDGRTIKGHFSLLR; encoded by the coding sequence TTGAAAAACACATATTACATCCTCTTTTTGCTCTTTTATATTTCGGGTTTTGCCCAAAAGGAAGCCAGTAACTGGTACTTTGGTATTAACGCGGGTTTGCATTTTAATGATGACGGCAGCGTAAGTGCGCTTGCAGGAGGAGAAATGCAAACCAATGAAGGTTGCAGTTCTATAAGTGATGCAGCTGGCAACCTGCTTTTTTATACCGATGGGCGTACCGTATGGGACAGAAACCACACAATAATGCCTAATGCTGATTATTTTGGCGGCACTGGCCTGCTGGGCGACCCCTCAAGTACACAATCGGCCATTATCGTACCTAAAAAGGGTGATCCTAATATTTATTATATTTTTACGGTAGACGAGCCTCATCATGTTAACGCATCGGTGTATCCTAACCGTTATTCAGGTCCTTATCAGGAAGGAACATCTGAAAATGGTGAAACGCAAAGCACACCCACAGCTGATGATGGGCTTAATAACGGGCTTAATTATAGTATTGTAGATTTATCTGTTACAAGCCCTGCCGGTAATATAGGCGATGTTACAACCCGAAATGTGCATTTATATACTTATGACCCTCTTATAACAGATGAGGCTAAGTACAAATGTTCTGAAAAAATTACTGCTGTAAAAAACAATAATGGTACAGGTTTTTGGGTAATAACCCAGTTTATAGATAAGTTTTATGCCTTTGAGGTTACTGCGGCCGGGGTAAATACTACGCCTGTTGTTAGCAGATTAAACCCGGTAGTGCCTGTTAGTGGCTACAGGCGTAATGCTGTAGGTTGCATAAAGGCATCGCCAAATGGTAATTATATTGCCATTGCCCATCAGCAGATAGGTAACCTGACCGGTCAATTTTCGGATGGTGGTAATGTGTACCTGTATGATTTTGATAAGGCCACGGGTATTTTATCTAATCCTCTAGCCATTATACAAGATGTAGCGGCATATGGAGTGGAGTTTTCTCCGAAAGAGAAAAAGTTATACGTTTCTTACCAGCAAATGGCAGGCGGCGGAGGACGTGAAGGCACCGTAATGCAGTACGATCTTTTAAATCCGGACATCCCTAATTCTGGTGTAGCAGTAGCAACAGGAAGATCTTCTACAACCTTGCAGCTTGGCCCTAACGGAAAAATATATAAAGCAATTAATGGCGGTACATCTCTGGATGTTATTAATAACCCCGAAGAAGATGGTGTAGCCTGCGGATATGCGCTTGCTACTGTACGGCTGCCTATAGATTCTAATAGTGTTTTTGGGCTGCCGCCCTTTATTACGTCATTATTTTCTGCCAGTATTGTTGCAGACCAGGTTTGCCTGGGGCAGCCTACAACATTTAAACTTCATGTAAATGGCGGATTTGACAGTATATCGTGGAACCTGGGCGACGGAAGCCCGGCTGTGTCGGTTAACGAACCAGTGCATACTTATGGCACTGCCGGTAATTATACCGTAACTGCTACGATTATTCATAATGCCGAAACAGAAGTTGTAACGCAGCAGGTAACCGTTACACCGGTGCCGGTGGCAAACGCCATTACCGATATAGTAATGTGCGATACTGACGCTAACCCGGCCGACGGCTTTGCAAGCTTTATACTAAGCAATGCCAAGCCTTCAATTTTAGGAACCCAGGGGCTAACCGGTTTTACAGTATCATACTACCTGACACAGGCCGATGCCGATGTTAACCGTGCGCCGCTTAATCCTAATGCTTATACAAATGTTAGTAACCCGCAAGCCATATTTGCACGGGTAATTAATAATGCTAATCCGCAATGTTTTGCTACCACCTCTTTTCAGTTAAAGGTTGTTGACGGGCCTTCGATTACAAATAAAGAATTTTTTGTTTGTGATGATGCTCAGGATGGCGACGATACAAACGGCAGGGCAACATTTAATCTTTCGGATATCGCTGCGCAAATGGTTTCTCAAAGTGGCTTTACAGTGGCGTGGTATGGCACACTTGCTAATGCTCAGGCAGGAATCAGTCCTTTGCCTCAAAATTTTTATAGCGGTACTGCTACGGTTTTTGCCAGCGTAAAGAGCGCTGCGGCGGCAGCCTGTAATTTTATTGAAGAAGTAAAGCTGAATGTTAGGTTACTGCCGCCAAATGTACAGAATACAGTACTTGCACAATGCGATGCGGGTATCAGTCCGGATGGCCTTACGGTATTTAACCTAACGCAGGCTAACCTACAGTTTACGGGTGGCGATGCACGTTACAGCGTGGTATATTATAGCGATATGACAGGTGCTCAGTCGGGCACGGGGGCGCTGGGTACGGTATATAGAAACACTACGCCTTTTAACCAAACCATTGTCGCAAAACTACAAGATGTAGCTACCGGCTGTTTCCGTTTACTACCGCTGGATTTGCAGGTTACTGTAAATGCGCTTACTCCTGTAAACCTTGGGCAGTGCGATGATAGTATCGAAGATGGCTATACACAATTTAATCTTGCTGATGCAGGATTTGGCCGTGGAGTAGACCCTGCAACCTATTATGCTACCGAAAATGATGCGCTTTTAGAGCAAAATGCAATAAGTTCAAACTTTACGAATACCACAGCTGGTGCACAAACAGTTTTTGCACGTGTAGAGAGTAATAACAGTTGCCTGGGTATAGGGCAGATAAACCTTAATGTATGGCCGCTTCCTAAAATTGTGGCCCAGGATACAGCTACGGTATGCCTTAATACCCGTGTTGATGTTACCTTATCTGCCGGTATAAGCGGTAGTCAATATTCTTATGTATGGTCTACCGGTGCTACAACCCGAGCCATCTTAGTTAACCAGCCGGGTAATTATACCGTTACCGTTACAGATAATTCGCATCCGCAATTGTGCAGTAAAGAACGTGTAATAACCGTTACTGCGGGTAACGTGGCAAAAATAACCGATGTAGTGGTAGCTGATTTAAGCGATAATAATACGGTAACCGTAGTGGCAGTGCCTGTTGGTGGTGCGCCGTCGGCCTATCTATACAGCCTTGATGCTCCAAATGGACCCTGGCAGGACAGCCCGTACTTTGAACACGTGCGCGAGGGCCTGCATACAGTATATGTTTACGAAACTAATGGTTGTGGTATTGTAAGCGAACGGGTAGGGGTACTGTCTATACCGGGCTATTTTACGCCAAATGCCGATGGTAAAAATGACTACTGGCGCATACCGGGGCTAAGTGGAGAAAACTATGTGGGCAGTAAAATTTTTATATACGACCGCTATGGTAAATTGCTAACATCAATTTTGCCGGATGGCGCTGGGTGGGATGGTACATTTAACGGTAACCCGCTACCTGCAACAGATTACTGGTATGTAATATCGTTAACCGATGGGCGCACCATAAAAGGGCATTTTAGCTTGTTGAGGTAA
- a CDS encoding sensor histidine kinase translates to MSKKSQNYILHILGCLLFISIPVLSSPDFNTNTELMKLAPFRQTFFKFVLLLCFFYVNYLYIIPRFYFSKKYFYFVISIVICFCIIAYLPHYLIPFKGYHGRTPLEDDMPMPPPGSGFNPRNGGPFPFMHFAFGGSLLQVLLVFSLSFLLRVNQRLSDIESEKLKTQVSYLRAQINPHFLFNTLNSLYALALEKSEAAPEAILKLSGMMRYVVTESDREHVALENEIKYIQNYISLQKLRMDDNTCLNFTTKGDTGGKYISPLLLIPFIENAFKYGLNPEEKSAIEVHLAISEKHLSLRVKNNKVNITLPYDEKSGHGLENTRMRLQYLYPDKHNLSIFDTPETFEVQLTITLV, encoded by the coding sequence ATGTCAAAAAAATCGCAAAACTACATACTACATATTTTGGGCTGCCTGCTCTTTATAAGCATCCCGGTGTTATCGTCGCCTGACTTTAACACCAATACCGAACTTATGAAGCTTGCCCCCTTTAGGCAAACGTTTTTTAAATTTGTACTGCTGCTTTGCTTTTTTTATGTAAACTACCTGTACATCATTCCAAGGTTTTACTTTTCAAAAAAATATTTCTACTTTGTTATAAGCATTGTAATTTGCTTTTGCATCATTGCTTACCTGCCACATTACCTTATTCCCTTTAAAGGCTATCATGGCCGCACCCCTCTGGAAGATGATATGCCCATGCCACCGCCCGGCTCTGGTTTTAACCCCAGGAACGGTGGCCCGTTTCCGTTCATGCACTTTGCATTTGGCGGGTCGTTGTTACAGGTATTACTTGTATTTTCTTTATCATTTTTATTACGCGTAAACCAGCGGCTAAGCGATATAGAGAGCGAAAAATTAAAAACACAGGTAAGTTATCTCAGGGCACAAATAAACCCGCATTTTTTGTTTAATACCCTAAACAGCCTCTATGCGCTTGCCCTGGAAAAAAGTGAAGCTGCACCCGAGGCCATACTCAAACTTAGTGGCATGATGCGCTATGTGGTAACCGAGAGCGACAGGGAACACGTAGCACTGGAAAACGAAATAAAATACATCCAGAATTACATTAGCCTGCAAAAGCTTCGCATGGATGATAATACCTGCCTAAACTTTACAACTAAAGGTGATACAGGGGGTAAATACATATCGCCTTTATTATTGATACCCTTTATAGAGAATGCCTTTAAGTATGGGCTAAACCCCGAAGAAAAATCGGCTATTGAAGTGCATCTGGCAATTTCTGAAAAGCACCTGTCACTACGGGTAAAAAACAACAAGGTAAACATTACGCTTCCTTATGATGAAAAAAGCGGCCACGGCTTAGAAAATACACGAATGAGGCTGCAATACCTGTATCCTGACAAGCACAATTTATCTATCTTTGATACTCCCGAAACGTTTGAAGTACAACTTACCATAACACTTGTATGA